One window of Xylocopa sonorina isolate GNS202 chromosome 9, iyXylSono1_principal, whole genome shotgun sequence genomic DNA carries:
- the Mlf gene encoding myeloid leukemia factor isoform X2, with product MSLFGSLMGDLDDDPIFGSHMQSMRHMNNMMNSLFNDPFGMMGHPGHNAITDGSQRSRGHVDDLQMMPFGFPPMPSFNMNNLFADFNNIASGGNCHSFTSRSVMTMASGPDGRPQVYQETMSTTTAPGDVKETRKTVCDSRTGVKKMAVGHHIGERAHILEREQNIHSGEQEEHQEFINLEEEEAESFNNEWESRTRRAANAIGNPRYVSHGHRNRPDHRQLALPDPSGSSNSSGHTESTKPTSATTASVIGNRKRKHIPDAKDSKKCHVVSDSNV from the exons ATGTCCTTGTTCGGATCACTGATGGGTGATCTCGACGATGATCCTATTTTTGG GTCTCACATGCAGTCGATGAGGCACATGAATAACATGATGAATTCCTTGTTCAACGACCCGTTTGGCATGATGGGTCATCCTGGTCACAATGCCATTACCGACGGTAGCCAAAGGAGCAGAGGTCACGTAGACGATCTTCAAATGATGCCATTTGGATTTCCACCGATGCCGTCATTTAATATGAACAATCTGTTTGCTGACTTT AATAATATCGCATCCGGTGGGAACTGCCATTCCTTTACTTCTAGATCTGTAATGACCATGGCTAGTGGCCCTGACGGTCGCCCACAGGTGTACCAAGAGACTATGTCCACAACAACTGCTCCTGGTGATGTGAAAGAGACAAGAAAAACTGTTTGCGATTCTCGTACTGGCGTAAAGAAAATGGCTGTGGGACATCACATTGGGGAGAGAGCTCATATTTTAGAAAGAGAACAGAACATTCATAGCGGTGAACAAGAAGAGCACCAGGAATTTATTAATCTTGAGGAAG AGGAAGCTGAGAGTTTCAACAATGAGTgggaatcgcgtacacgtcgcgcagCTAACGCAATAGGCAATCCTCGCTATGTTAGCCACGGTCATCGAAACCGACCTGATCATAGACAGCTGGCTCTACCCGATCCATCAGGAAG TTCGAATTCATCCGGTCACACTGAATCTACTAAACCTACGTCAGCAACAACTGCAAGTGTGATAGGAAACCGAAAACGCAAACATATACCGGATGCTAAAGATTCGAAAAAGTGTCACGTTGTATCAGATAGTAATGTCTAG
- the Mlf gene encoding myeloid leukemia factor isoform X1, protein MSLFGSLMGDLDDDPIFGSHMQSMRHMNNMMNSLFNDPFGMMGHPGHNAITDGSQRSRGHVDDLQMMPFGFPPMPSFNMNNLFADFNNIASGGNCHSFTSRSVMTMASGPDGRPQVYQETMSTTTAPGDVKETRKTVCDSRTGVKKMAVGHHIGERAHILEREQNIHSGEQEEHQEFINLEEEEAESFNNEWESRTRRAANAIGNPRYVSHGHRNRPDHRQLALPDPSGSRYSSSSRWTSPRRNLRLLPPTSKTYNPIHSLSSNSSGHTESTKPTSATTASVIGNRKRKHIPDAKDSKKCHVVSDSNV, encoded by the exons ATGTCCTTGTTCGGATCACTGATGGGTGATCTCGACGATGATCCTATTTTTGG GTCTCACATGCAGTCGATGAGGCACATGAATAACATGATGAATTCCTTGTTCAACGACCCGTTTGGCATGATGGGTCATCCTGGTCACAATGCCATTACCGACGGTAGCCAAAGGAGCAGAGGTCACGTAGACGATCTTCAAATGATGCCATTTGGATTTCCACCGATGCCGTCATTTAATATGAACAATCTGTTTGCTGACTTT AATAATATCGCATCCGGTGGGAACTGCCATTCCTTTACTTCTAGATCTGTAATGACCATGGCTAGTGGCCCTGACGGTCGCCCACAGGTGTACCAAGAGACTATGTCCACAACAACTGCTCCTGGTGATGTGAAAGAGACAAGAAAAACTGTTTGCGATTCTCGTACTGGCGTAAAGAAAATGGCTGTGGGACATCACATTGGGGAGAGAGCTCATATTTTAGAAAGAGAACAGAACATTCATAGCGGTGAACAAGAAGAGCACCAGGAATTTATTAATCTTGAGGAAG AGGAAGCTGAGAGTTTCAACAATGAGTgggaatcgcgtacacgtcgcgcagCTAACGCAATAGGCAATCCTCGCTATGTTAGCCACGGTCATCGAAACCGACCTGATCATAGACAGCTGGCTCTACCCGATCCATCAGGAAG TCGATACTCTAGTTCTTCAAGATGGACATCTCCTAGACGTAATTTAAGATTGCTACCTCCTACATCTAAAACGTACAATCCAATTCACAGTTTAAG TTCGAATTCATCCGGTCACACTGAATCTACTAAACCTACGTCAGCAACAACTGCAAGTGTGATAGGAAACCGAAAACGCAAACATATACCGGATGCTAAAGATTCGAAAAAGTGTCACGTTGTATCAGATAGTAATGTCTAG
- the Mlf gene encoding myeloid leukemia factor isoform X3 gives MSLFGSLMGDLDDDPIFGSHMQSMRHMNNMMNSLFNDPFGMMGHPGHNAITDGSQRSRGHVDDLQMMPFGFPPMPSFNMNNLFADFNNIASGGNCHSFTSRSVMTMASGPDGRPQVYQETMSTTTAPGDVKETRKTVCDSRTGVKKMAVGHHIGERAHILEREQNIHSGEQEEHQEFINLEEEEAESFNNEWESRTRRAANAIGNPRYVSHGHRNRPDHRQLALPDPSGSRYSSSSRWTSPRRNLRLLPPTSKTYNPIHSLRYSRKY, from the exons ATGTCCTTGTTCGGATCACTGATGGGTGATCTCGACGATGATCCTATTTTTGG GTCTCACATGCAGTCGATGAGGCACATGAATAACATGATGAATTCCTTGTTCAACGACCCGTTTGGCATGATGGGTCATCCTGGTCACAATGCCATTACCGACGGTAGCCAAAGGAGCAGAGGTCACGTAGACGATCTTCAAATGATGCCATTTGGATTTCCACCGATGCCGTCATTTAATATGAACAATCTGTTTGCTGACTTT AATAATATCGCATCCGGTGGGAACTGCCATTCCTTTACTTCTAGATCTGTAATGACCATGGCTAGTGGCCCTGACGGTCGCCCACAGGTGTACCAAGAGACTATGTCCACAACAACTGCTCCTGGTGATGTGAAAGAGACAAGAAAAACTGTTTGCGATTCTCGTACTGGCGTAAAGAAAATGGCTGTGGGACATCACATTGGGGAGAGAGCTCATATTTTAGAAAGAGAACAGAACATTCATAGCGGTGAACAAGAAGAGCACCAGGAATTTATTAATCTTGAGGAAG AGGAAGCTGAGAGTTTCAACAATGAGTgggaatcgcgtacacgtcgcgcagCTAACGCAATAGGCAATCCTCGCTATGTTAGCCACGGTCATCGAAACCGACCTGATCATAGACAGCTGGCTCTACCCGATCCATCAGGAAG TCGATACTCTAGTTCTTCAAGATGGACATCTCCTAGACGTAATTTAAGATTGCTACCTCCTACATCTAAAACGTACAATCCAATTCACAGTTTAAG GTACAGCCGCAAATATTAA
- the Mlf gene encoding myeloid leukemia factor isoform X4 yields MSLFGSLMGDLDDDPIFGSHMQSMRHMNNMMNSLFNDPFGMMGHPGHNAITDGSQRSRGHVDDLQMMPFGFPPMPSFNMNNLFADFNNIASGGNCHSFTSRSVMTMASGPDGRPQVYQETMSTTTAPGDVKETRKTVCDSRTGVKKMAVGHHIGERAHILEREQNIHSGEQEEHQEFINLEEEEAESFNNEWESRTRRAANAIGNPRYVSHGHRNRPDHRQLALPDPSGRYSRKY; encoded by the exons ATGTCCTTGTTCGGATCACTGATGGGTGATCTCGACGATGATCCTATTTTTGG GTCTCACATGCAGTCGATGAGGCACATGAATAACATGATGAATTCCTTGTTCAACGACCCGTTTGGCATGATGGGTCATCCTGGTCACAATGCCATTACCGACGGTAGCCAAAGGAGCAGAGGTCACGTAGACGATCTTCAAATGATGCCATTTGGATTTCCACCGATGCCGTCATTTAATATGAACAATCTGTTTGCTGACTTT AATAATATCGCATCCGGTGGGAACTGCCATTCCTTTACTTCTAGATCTGTAATGACCATGGCTAGTGGCCCTGACGGTCGCCCACAGGTGTACCAAGAGACTATGTCCACAACAACTGCTCCTGGTGATGTGAAAGAGACAAGAAAAACTGTTTGCGATTCTCGTACTGGCGTAAAGAAAATGGCTGTGGGACATCACATTGGGGAGAGAGCTCATATTTTAGAAAGAGAACAGAACATTCATAGCGGTGAACAAGAAGAGCACCAGGAATTTATTAATCTTGAGGAAG AGGAAGCTGAGAGTTTCAACAATGAGTgggaatcgcgtacacgtcgcgcagCTAACGCAATAGGCAATCCTCGCTATGTTAGCCACGGTCATCGAAACCGACCTGATCATAGACAGCTGGCTCTACCCGATCCATCAGGAAG GTACAGCCGCAAATATTAA
- the LOC143427645 gene encoding uncharacterized protein LOC143427645, whose product MFYKDYVASGETVLDRFYHKYQPLITREHHTCVGLGFELLYRLRGLNKRFPGIASGLYLVSCEETIDNVANYVGGPPAADSGEKEHVLVCLKIEINGRRGIMLLDPGYHVARVITVMEDKLYPHTGWFIQSDEPDCKKEYNYFLCANDPDYVEWHERKTRSGTFERTQVALIYVARPYLTAIDVTERRNLVYNFRSLLARDTKGHVTAGIYFPVVLDMNNGQTFTIFYQTNNGKKRVKMAFNKFCSSPKINPGAEEKEIIAECARQLGLPQDTLEDLVSALATVMSDSAFVAQLLAINARINTLAEDN is encoded by the exons AT GTTCTACAAGGACTATGTTGCAAGTGGTGAAACCGTGTTGGATAGATTTTATCACAAGTATCAACCGCTCATAACACGTGAACATCACACTTGCGTGGGTTTGGGATTTGAATTACTATATCGTTTAAGGGGTTTAAACAAACGATTTCCTGGTATAGCAAGTGGCCTCTATTTAGTGTCCTGCGAGGAG ACGATCGACAATGTGGCTAATTATGTCGGTGGACCACCCGCTGCAGACAGCGGGGAGAAGGAACATGTACTAGTGTGCCTGAAAATCGAAATTAACGGACGAAGAGGAATTATGCTCCTTGATCCTGGATATCACGTAGCTCGGGTAATTACTGTGATGGAGGATAAGTTATACCCACATACAGGCTGGTTCATCCAGTCTGACGAGCCAGATTGTAAAAAAGAGTACAATTACTTTCTATGCGCTAATGATCCTGATTACGTTGAATGGCACGAGAGGAAAACTCGTTCTGGTACCTTCGAAAGAACACAAGTTGCTCTTATATACGTGGCAAGGCCTTATTTAACTGCCATAGATGTTACGGAACGCAGAAATTTAGTTTATAACTTCAGGAGTCTCCTAGCGAGAGATACTAAGGGTCATGTTACAGCTGGTATATATTTCCCTGTTGTGCTAGATATGAACAATGGGCAAACTTTTACAATTTTCTACCAAACTAATAATGGGAAAAAAAGAGTTAAAATGGCATTTAACAAATTCTGCAGTTCACCAAAA ATAAATCCCGGTGCCGAGGAGAAAGAAATTATTGCTGAATGTGCCCGACAGTTAGGTCTCCCGCAAGATACTTTAGAAGACCTAGTGTCCGCTCTTGCTACGGTTATGAGTGACTCGGCCTTTGTGGCTCAACTCCTGGCTATTAACGCAAGAATCAACACCTTAGCGGAGGATAATTAA
- the Anchor gene encoding integral membrane protein GPR155 homolog anchor translates to MSLLEGIQISTMKVGPMDNLYLALIQCFAIILCGYIAGRFEIISKMEANGLNTFVGTFALPSLIFMSLAKLDFSLVNWKFLLAVLLAKSCIFFIVLGVSLVIKRPSNPGCAALFAIFTTQSNDFAIGYPMIDALYGNTHPEYAAYLYLMAPISLAILNPIGFVLLEIGKRYNEDHRSSYKNMIFSVIKGIALNPVLLMTVFGITGNIVFSHMVPAALATVLEVFGNAFSATALFLLGLMMVGKVHKLKGTALVIPGILISVKLLVLPLVIRESIILVNAGENATETQNLSTYGFLYGTIPTAPALFIFTLRYNLEIDLIASAMVACTFLSAPLMFVSAKLIDAVSAGVTPTNYVHQLNLFSFDVSIASVTVCIWLIICFVGFGRKKYKCVTHKCTLSIVIAQLATAIGVIIWTKLDPVKGSSFVWYLQFILITVGVYASRMWTMAIAATLLYLSSRSLDFVHSIQKWFYPIGWGIPLLIVITMCSTMSRKETKLEFRNPNFQLGRTQAAISIFVLVFCFIVTMGCLILQQIYQRRHVSESNSNLIDNAENSNNDNTGRRIVDVEDLVSSTSPMPIIGCEYEGGCPNGLCRNENEVDDCELYVDIENARKDPQTLRHLVFVILLLCSMFIGLSISIGTLIMEELTGVYAELAFLDVALNFGQSLIAFAIFGLDAGLGKLGCWLQRMCRKWRAETELRLPSEDALSPEVKAIRENFSRCHLAECRARIAICRRRMLKVYKGVFTGIDLVNWLLEAGIAQNREEAVEYGRSLLESRVLQHIDGTHHFCDQNLLYTFNA, encoded by the exons ATGTCTCTATTGGAAGGAATTCAGATATCAACAATGAAAGTTGGACCAATGGATAATTTGTATTTAGCATTGATCCAATGCTTTGCTATCATATTATGCGG ATATATTGCGGGAAGATTCGAGATTATTTCTAAAATGGAAGCAAACGGTCTAAACACTTTTGTGGGGACGTTTGCTTTGCCTTCCTTAATTTTTATGTCACTGGCAAAGCTGGACTTTTCTTTAGTGAACTGGAAATTTCTTCTCGCCGTATTATTAGCTAAAAGTTGTATATTTTTCATTGTTCTTGGTGTATCTTTAGTCATTAAAAGACCATCGAACCCAGGTTGCGCAGCACTTTTTGCGATATTTACCACACAAAGTAACGATTTTGCTATTGGATATCCTATGA TCGATGCACTATATGGGAATACACATCCCGAGTATGCTGCTTATCTGTATCTAATGGCACCTATATCACTGGCTATTTTAAACCCGATTGGTTTTGTATTATTAGAGATTGGCAAACGTTATAACGAAGATCACAGAAGTAGTTACAAAAACATGATCTTCTCTGTGATAAAGGGAATTGCATTGAATCCAGTACTTCTTATGACTGTTTTTGGTATAACAGGAAACATTGTTTTCAGTCATATGGTACCAGCTGCACTCGCAACTGTGCTCGAAGTATTTGGTAATGCTTTCTCAGCTACTGCTCTTTTCCTTTTGGGACTGATGATGGTTGGAAAGGTGCATAAATTGAAGGGTACAGCCCTTGTGATACCAGGAATATTGATATCAGTTAAACTACTGGTTCTCCCTCTGGTTATAAGAGAATCTATTATTTTGGTAAATGCTGGAGAAAATGCTACAGAGACACAGAATCTAAGTACATACGGATTTCTGTATGGTACCATCCCCACGGCACCAgctttatttatttttactcTTCGTTATAATCTTGAAATCGATTTGATCGCGTCAGCGATGGTTGCTTGTACGTTTTTGTCTGCTCCGTTAATGTTTGTATCAGCAAAATTAATCGACGCTGTTTCTGCTGGAGTCACCCCGACAAACTATGTACACCAGCtgaatttattttcttttgacgtgagcaTCGCTTCGGTGACAGTTTGCATATGGTTGATAATCTGTTTTGTAGGATTCGGaaggaaaaaatataaatgcgttACGCATAAATGCACACTTTCTATCGTAATCGCACAG CTGGCTACAGCTATAGGTGTTATAATTTGGACTAAACTAGATCCTGTTAAAGGCAGTTCATTTGTATG GTATCTTCAGTTCATTTTAATTACTGTTGGAGTGTATGCAAGTCGTATGTGGACAATGGCAATAGCTGCAACCTTGCTATACCTAAGTTCCCGTTCTTTAGATTTTGTTCATAGTATTCAGAAATGGTTTTATCCTATTGGGTGGGG GATTCCACTTTTGATAGTTATTACAATGTGCAGCACAATGTCTCGAAAGGAAACTAAGCTTGAATTTAGAAATCCCAACTTCCAACTTGGTAGAACTCAAGCTGCAATTTCAATTTTTGTTCTGGTATTTTGTTTTATCG TGACCATGGGCTGTTTGATCTTACAACAGATATATCAGCGTCGACATGTTTCGGAATCTAATTCTAATTTAATAGATAACGCCGAAAATTCTAATAACGATAATACTGGAAGACGCATAGTAGATGTCGAGGATCTTGTTTCTTCAACTTCTCCTATGCCAAT TATCGGTTGCGAATATGAAGGTGGTTGTCCGAACGGATTATGTAGAAACGAGAACGAAGTTGACGATTGCGAGCTGTATGTAGACATTGAAAATGCAAGAAAAGATCCACAGACTCTTCGACATCTTGTATTCGTTATACTACTTCTATGCTCTATGTTTATT GGCTTATCCATATCAATTGGAACACTAATAATGGAAGAATTGACTGGAGTTTACGCGGAATTGGCGTTTTTGGATGTTGCTCTGAATTTTGGCCAATCGCTAATCGCGTTTGCTATTTTTGGATTAGATGCTGGCCTTGGAAAGTTAGGATGTTGGTTGCAGAGAATGTGCCGTAAATGGCGCGCTG AAACAGAATTACGGCTCCCCTCTGAAGATGCTTTAAGTCCCGAGGTGAAGGCTATTAGGGAAAATTTCAGCCGATGCCACTTAGCTGAATGTCGTGCTCGTATAGCTATATGTCGCAGACGCATGTTGAAGGTGTATAAAGGTGTTTTCACTGGGATTGATTTAGTTAATTGGCTACTCGAAGCCGGTATTGCGCAGAATAGAGAAGAAGCTGTTGAATATGGTCGTAGCTTATTAGAAAGTAGAGTATTGCAGCATATCGATGGTACTCATCATTTTTGCGACCAAAATTTACTTTACACATTTAATGCCTAA
- the Elp5 gene encoding elongator complex protein 5, with protein sequence MTSIRMLPLLEGTKLIVLDEGVDAMYARMLIAGWLEMWKDKDPNRMVDLLLFSDPKSSFQNEPEPFASSNVNIYDYYTVDINELDINAICENDFNSLEHILRTVNVKSTVIIDCLTSLILFVGLSKALWFLEKLSKQVPQLICIYRRDFVQNKIPCIKTLGSTYVKIQKFSGTNINNNISYMVEFLHRKVGGGVLRQEEIVNQSNASYEIKSEIFEQSKKPDSVCENHKQRIESSFRIEMNENEMKQRNEVVLPYTVNTNATNTSKIHYQPEDIDDIDEEDPDDDLCF encoded by the exons ATGACGTCTATAAGAATGTTACCGTTGTTAGAAGGGACGAAATTAATCGTCCTTGACGAAG GAGTGGATGCGATGTACGCGAGAATGTTGATCGCCGGATGGCTGGAAATGTGGAAGGACAAGGATCCGAATCGTATGGTCGATTTACTGTTGTTCTCCGATCCGAAGTCCTCGTTCCAGAACGAACCTGAACCGTTCGCGTCCAGTAACGTGAATATTTACGATTACTATACAGTTGACATCAACGAGCTCGATATAAACGCGATCTGCGAGAACGACTTCAACAGTTTGGAGCACATCCTGAGAACTGTAAACGTTAAATCGACAGTGATCATCGATTGCTTGACGTCCTTGATTCTGTTTGTCGGTCTCTCCAAGGCTTTGTGGTTCTTAGAGAAGCTGAGCAAACAGGTGCCGCAACTGATTTGCATTTACAGGCGAGATTTCGTGCAGAACAAGATACCGTGCATTAAAACGCTGGGCAGCACCTATGTAAAGATACAGAAATTCTCTGGaacaaatataaataataacatTAGTTATATGGTAGAGTTTTTACATCGGAAGGTAGGAGGAGGAGTTTTAAGGCAAGAGGAGATAGTGAATCAAAGTAACGCGTCGTACGAGATCAAATCGGAAATATTTGAACAGAGCAAGAAACCGGATTCCGTGTGCGAAAATCATAAGCAAAGAATCGAGTCTTCGTTTAGGATAGAGATGAACGAGAATgaaatgaaacagaggaatgaagTGGTGTTACCTTACACGgttaatacaaatgcgacaaatACATCCAAGATTCATTACCAACCAGAGGACATAGATGATATAGACGAAGAAGACCCAGACGATGACTTGTGTTTCTAA
- the Madm gene encoding MLF1-adaptor molecule, giving the protein MPGSRSSTDPEHKSPRESGEDSEDESEILEESPCGRWLKRREEVYVGSKSTLAEGSTFGAARSSENEVTEMEVEQRDVPGIDCAYLAMDTEEGVEVVWNEVQFSERKNFKAQEEKIQLVFENLTQLEHPNIVKFHRYWTDTHNDKPRVIFITEYMSSGSLKQFLKRTKRNVKKLPLQAWKRWCTQILSALSYLHSCSPPIIHGNLTCDTIFIQHNGLVKIGSVAPDAIHHHVKTCRANMKNMHFVAPEYGNSVTPAIDIYSFGMCALEMAALEIQGNGDTGTIVTDENVRKTIESLDDSQQKDFIRKCLQVDPLSRPSARELLFHPVLFEVHSLKLLAAHALVNSATNISETITDEVLQRLYGPDTVVAEIKYQGRPTQQIRLSDIPVTEKLEKFVEDVKYGIYPLTAFMAKLPPPVRPRAISPEVTESVKSVTPEPVDVESRRVVNMMCNVKPREESCELLMTILLRMDDKMNRQLTCPVSQLDTSMLLAQELVHFGFINENDRDKIANLIEEALRSCFNKQMMTPGMVSLTNLPTQTTLLLPGPEFPCLQHFDNSMYNATTSNSDSVITNPLPKTSGLPVSCNTSRNHDETEPPSNAESGS; this is encoded by the exons ATGCCCGGGAGTCGATCCAGCACGGACCCAGAGCACAAGTCACCGCGGGAAAGTGGTGAAGATTCGGAAGATGAGAGTGAAATCCTGGAGGAGAGCCCCTGCGGGCGGTGGCTCAAACGCCGGGAAGAG GTATATGTAGGTTCCAAGTCCACGTTAGCCGAAGGCTCTACCTTCGGAGCAGCCAGAAGCAGTGAAAATGAAGTCACTGAAATGGAG GTAGAACAACGTGATGTACCAGGAATCGACTGTGCCTATTTGGCAATGGATACAGAAGAAGGTGTTGAAGTTGtttggaatgaggtgcaattttCTGAGAGAAAGAACTTCAAAGCACAAGAGGAAAAGATACAACTCGTATTTGAAAATCTTACACAGTTAGAACATCCGAATATTGTTAAATTTCATAGGTATTGGACAGATACTCATAATGATAAACCTCGG GTCATATTTATAACTGAATATATGTCCTCTGGATCTTTGAAACAGTTCCTAAAAAGAACAAAGCGTAATGTGAAAAAATTACCCCTGCAAGCATGGAAACGTTGGTGTACTCAAATACTTTCTGCGTTGAG TTATTTGCATTCCTGTTCACCTCCCATTATTCATGGAAATCTCACTTGTGACACTATATTTATTCAACATAATGGACTTGTAAAAATTGGCTCAG TGGCTCCTGATGCGATTCATCATCATGTTAAAACgtgtagagcaaacatgaagaACATGCACTTTGTGGCGCCTGAATATGGAA ATTCCGTAACCCCTGCCATTGATATTTATTCATTTGGTATGTGCGCACTGGAAATGGCCGCGTTAGAAATTCAGGGGAATGGTGATACCGGCACGATCGTGACTGACGAAAATGTACGGAAGACCATAGAATCGCTAGACGATTCTCAGCAGAAAGATTTCATCCGTAAATGTCTTCAAGTAGACCCACTGAGTAGACCAAGCGCGAGGGAGCTCCTATTTCATCCTGTCTTATTCGAAGTGCACTCGTTGAAATTACTCGCTGCTCATGCCTTGGTTAATTCAGCTA CCAACATTTCAGAGACGATAACGGACGAAGTATTGCAAAGGTTATACGGGCCTGATACGGTAGTCGCGGAAATTAAGTATCAAGGCCGACCAACGCAGCAAATTCGATTAAGTGATATTCCCGTAACGGAAAAGTTAGAAAAGTTCGTCGAAGATGTAAA ATACGGTATATATCCGCTGACAGCATTTATGGCGAAACTACCACCACCCGTTCGACCTAGGGCGATATCGCCAGAGGTTACCGAGTCGGTGAAATCAGTCACACCAGAACCGGTAGACGTGGAATCTCGAAGAGTAGTTAATATGATGTGTAACGTTAAGCCTAGGGAAGAAAGTTGTGAATTACTT ATGACAATATTGTTACGAATGGATGACAAAATGAATAGGCAATTGACGTGTCCTGTGAGTCAATTAGATACTTCGATGCTTCTTGCACAGGAACTTGTACATTTTGGATTTATTAACGAG AACGATCGTGATAAAATAGCAAATTTAATCGAAGAGGCATTAAGGAGTTGCTTTAACAAGCAAATGATGACGCCAGGAATGGTATCGTTAACCAATCTTCCCACCCAGACTACGTTACTGTTGCCTGGCCCGGAGTTTCCATGTTTGCAACATTTTGATAATTCTATGTATAATGCGACAACATCTAATAGTGATAGTGTAATAACTAACCCGCTGCCAAAAACCTCAGGTCTCCCCGTGTCGTGTAATACGAGCAGAAATCACGATGAAACGGAACCACCGTCGAACGCTGAGAGCGGTAGTTAA